The Synechococcus sp. BL107 nucleotide sequence TAGTTGAAAGGTTTGCCGTCTCTGGATCGGTTCGTAGCCCCGTCCTGATCCATCCGTTCATTCTCAGGCCGGTCTGGGGCCGTTGGGGCAAGAGCAATCAGACCTGCAAAAACCACAAACGGCAGAGCAAGCAGCAGCCAGCGTTTTCGCAGCCAGCACTGCAGAGAGGAAGGAGCGGTTTTTGGAGCGTGTTTTTTCACGCGGTCTGTCGTCCTCGTTTGTTGGGGAATGAAGCGAGCCAAGGAACGATGGTGTCGTCGGCCACAAGCCATTGCTGGTAACGCTCGCCGCAGTCATGGCCTCCCGTCAACTGTCCGAAGGCCGGGATCACCAACCGTGGCCCCTTCGGATCAAAGGCAAAACAGGGCAGGCGCAACCGATCTGACCGACTTTGTACCGATGCCACGGGATGAAGATGACCGCAAACATTGAGCTGATTGGGATCAGGGGGCGTTTCAGGAATGTGACTTAACCAGAGGTCACCAAGGCTCTGGGAAGGTTGTTGCGGCAAACCCTCAAGCCAACTATCGCGATCGTGATTACCACCGATCAACACCAACTCGCATCCACAAAGAACCGGCAACGCCCTCA carries:
- the pdeM gene encoding ligase-associated DNA damage response endonuclease PdeM — its product is MASQIWRWGNESLHFLPEKALWRERERVLMVADLHLGKAEVFQAHGVPMPSDGDSGTLNPLLDLCHAWQPKRLILLGDLIHARLGLTESLRDVLRALPVLCGCELVLIGGNHDRDSWLEGLPQQPSQSLGDLWLSHIPETPPDPNQLNVCGHLHPVASVQSRSDRLRLPCFAFDPKGPRLVIPAFGQLTGGHDCGERYQQWLVADDTIVPWLASFPNKRGRQTA